Genomic window (Cellulosilyticum lentocellum DSM 5427):
AAGCTGATTACTTGACTTGGTGAGTTTTCTCCTGGTCTAATACAGACCTGCGCCGTTCCAGTGCTTGTTTTCATCTGCTCCACATAAATAGCTAATAAAGAATCGGTAATGGAGAGGGAGGTAAGACATAAAGCTCCCGATAACATGACTGCTAGTAAAATAAGAAACGTTCTTAGTTTCTTTTCACTCATAGACTTCATAATGTATTTGATAATAATAGGCATCTTTTACTTCCTCCTTTAATCTGCCTTTTTGCTCCACTTCATATTATTTTTTATAAATAGATACCTCGCCTGTAATAGTACCCTTATTTCACGTTTATACTAATCTTAAAAATAAGGGCTGTCAATTAAAATACTGAAAATTCATATTTTTTAACCCTTCTCTAATCCTTCTTTAATCTTTCTTTCTAACTTTTCTCAGATTACAACCCCAAAATTGTCTTACTAGAGTTTTCTTTTCTCATAACATTTCAGACATTTTATTTTATTATTCAACCTGCCTCTTACTTTTTTTTAGTATTTATCAAATAAAAAAGAGACCATTTACTTTATCAGTAATAGTCTCTTATACATAAAATATCCCCTTATAACTAAGCATCCTTCTTTAAAGATTCTTTTAACATATTTTCTAACTGCTGCAAGAAATCAATGATACCACAAATAATAATAGCTTTTTTACTCATTTTAGTATTTAAGATATCTAGCTTGTCCCCAAATTCATTAATCGTTCCTGTTATAACACTTACCCCTTCTGTTGCATGGTTAATCTCTACATTGGCTCTTTCTATTTCACTTACAATTTGCTTACTTACTTCCTTTACTTCTAGAGAGCAAGCAGATACTTCTTTAAACTGTTGCTGCACATTTTCTGCATGTTGTAAATTACCTGCAATAGCACCTTTAGAATTTATTATTTCTTTCTTTAAAGCATCTAGACTACCATAAAGCGTTTTAATACTTTTATCAATACCGCTTGCTAACTCTTTAGTAGAAGCAGATAATTCTCTAATATGTGTAGCAACTACTGAAAAGCCTTTTCCTGCTTCTCCTGCTCTACTTGCTTCAATAGAAGCATTTAAAGCTAATAGATTAGTACTCCCTGCAATACCTGTTATGCTCTTTGACATCTCTTGAATATGTGAGAAATCCTTTTCTAGCATTTGAAAGGTTGTAGTCATACCATCTAGTGCAGAACAAGTTCCTTCTATTTGATGCGTTAATTCATCCATTTGTATATCTGCTTTTTGAATGGCTACATCAGATTTTTCCATTCTATGATCAATCTGCCCTACAAATACCTCAAATTGCTTAAAGTGACTATTCACTTGTTCAATCATCTCATTAATCGTACCCACCTGTTCGTAAGCTGAAGCAAATTCCTTTTGAACATCTAGTAAACATTGAGAAACGTCTATTTCTTCATTCATAAAGGCATCTACTTTTTTCTCAATATGTAAAATACCATAGTTAATGTACTCGTCATAACTTTCACTTTCTGGTACTTCTGCTAGGTATTCTTCTTCCCTTGATTTCTCTTCTCTTTTTCTAGAACCTAACCACTTCATCCTTCAGCCCCCCTATTCAAATACTGCAATAGCCATTGTCTGATTAAAATGCTGCTCATTAAGCTGCTCTCCATATCCTGAAAAAGCCACATAATCACCGACAGCTTCTCCCATTTTTCTAGCATATGCATTAATATAGCCATCTTGTTCAAATAAGATAGATCTAGCTAAACAGTGTATCATGATTGCTAAACTTGGACGTGGAATATCTCTCCTAATCTTCTCTATGGTCTTTTCAATCACCTCTTTGTAAGAAGCTGGCTGCAACAAAACTACTTGTGAGTTGCTATATACCCTTGCATGATAAGCAATACTATTATCTGGTAGTACCATTTGATTAGCTGTAATATACATATCATTTCCTATGATTCTTCCTAAAGGACGATTATCAAGATATGGACCTAGTTGGTCAACTCTTGTATTGAGTGCTTTTGCCATAGCTTTAGCTGCTGGCTCATGATTCAGCTCATGAACAATACGTTTTCTTACATCCACTTTCGTTGCAATAAAATGATGCTCTGTGGGCTCATAAATATTTTCTTTATAAAGCTTAATAGCTCCTTTAAGATTTCTAATAAGTACAAAAACACAGGCCTTATCATAAACTACTCCATTCAATGAAACCATTGTTTTTTCAGCTACGCCATGGTCTCCTGCAGAACCGCCAATTAAAGGAATTTTCTTTTCACCGAGCACACTATTTAAAGTGGATAAAATGAGTTCTTCACTGCTAATAAGCGCTGTTGAAAATTCTAAACATATGGTGTTTCTAGGGTTAGCTAGCTGCTTTACACAATTTTCTACTCGTCTTACATATTTTAAAGGATATTTATCTACTTCTTCTAAAACATCACCAAAACACTCAATACCTTCTTCAATACCTAATACCATCAATGTATCTTTATAAGCGCCTTCCTTACAAAGACTAACGTAGGTAGTAGAACCCATTATTATACTATCAGGAAACATCTTCTTCATTTCAATAGTGTATGCTTCAAACTGCTCAACACCTGAATAAAACAGGATTAGCTTAGGTTCCTTTAAACCACCAGCTGCTTCCTCAATAGCTTGTTTTGCATCTTTTTGAGTACTTTTTCCAATTTTATATTTCATAGATAGCCTCCTTACTCTGCTAATTATTCTAAATATGTAATTATTTTGTGTAATTGTATCATATTTTTAGAATTTATTCAACATTTACGAGGTACTATTAATATTCCTGTATATTATTATACTTTTTACCAATAGTTACTTATATTTTTATTAAAATAGACACTAAAAGCTACAAAACTTCTTTTTGTTTTATAGCTTTTAGTGTCTATTTTGACTTCTAATTTATTCTTTAAAAATCCACGTCATTTTTTTCATTAATAGACCTATAATTTAAGCCTTTAAAGGATGACAGGCTGTTCTACATAAACTAGGTCTATAACATCTGGAGGATACACAGGAACTTCTACCACTTGCCCTAATAGCTTCTTAAGCGCAAGGTAGGGTAAGTTTATGCCTGCATAATAGCTATAATGAATGCCACCCGACATACGGGTATTTACTTCTAACAAATAGAGGGTATCTTCATGGTAACGTAACTGTAAATTAAAGGGCTGATTAAATCCAAATCGCTCCGCTAAAACAGCTGCTTTATTTATAAGCTCTTGGCTACAACAAATTTCTTGTAATCTCCCAGGACCTTTTCGTCTTGGTACTGCTATTACTCCATGTTGTGTTTTTAGTGCATCAATACTGATTTCCGTTCCTTTTAAATAAGGCATGATGATGAGTGGCTTAAACGATTCTATTGAACCTAAAATCTCTACGATTGCTTCATAGCCTATATGCTTTTCACTCATCTCCAGTTGTTTAATCGATACTGGGCCATCCTCTATGATATTAAAACTACTAGCGCCTTCTCCCACTGCATATTTAACACATAAAACAGCACTCTTCCCTAACTGTTGCTTTAATTTTTCATAGCTGAGTTTAAAGGCTTCCACATTTGTTACTACCTCAAAAGGTGGTACGTTACAAATTTCTGGCAAAGACTTAAAAAGCTCAGCTGTCTTAACTTTATTATTAAAGTTTTCTAATAGTTCTATATCATCTTCAACTAATACTTTAATACCTAACTCCGTAAAGGCTTCCTTCCTCTTAGCAATAGCAATCATATGACGTTTTGGTATAAATACGTCTACTTGATGCTCCCTACAAAAAGTTAAACACCACTCTACGTAGTCTTCTGGGCTTATTCCCTTCTTAGGTTCTTCCCAAAATTCATCACAAACCTTTTGATAAACAACATTTTGATTGGTGCTTGTTCCAATAATATGTAAGCTTAAACCCTCAGCTTCAGCCCCTTCTCTTAGCTGCTTAATAATTTGATACATTGTACTAAACCACTGATTGACCCAAATTCTACACCTCATAAATTACCTACTTTCATTATTTATTAATAATA
Coding sequences:
- a CDS encoding FIST signal transduction protein; this translates as MKYKIGKSTQKDAKQAIEEAAGGLKEPKLILFYSGVEQFEAYTIEMKKMFPDSIIMGSTTYVSLCKEGAYKDTLMVLGIEEGIECFGDVLEEVDKYPLKYVRRVENCVKQLANPRNTICLEFSTALISSEELILSTLNSVLGEKKIPLIGGSAGDHGVAEKTMVSLNGVVYDKACVFVLIRNLKGAIKLYKENIYEPTEHHFIATKVDVRKRIVHELNHEPAAKAMAKALNTRVDQLGPYLDNRPLGRIIGNDMYITANQMVLPDNSIAYHARVYSNSQVVLLQPASYKEVIEKTIEKIRRDIPRPSLAIMIHCLARSILFEQDGYINAYARKMGEAVGDYVAFSGYGEQLNEQHFNQTMAIAVFE
- a CDS encoding methyl-accepting chemotaxis protein, which gives rise to MKWLGSRKREEKSREEEYLAEVPESESYDEYINYGILHIEKKVDAFMNEEIDVSQCLLDVQKEFASAYEQVGTINEMIEQVNSHFKQFEVFVGQIDHRMEKSDVAIQKADIQMDELTHQIEGTCSALDGMTTTFQMLEKDFSHIQEMSKSITGIAGSTNLLALNASIEASRAGEAGKGFSVVATHIRELSASTKELASGIDKSIKTLYGSLDALKKEIINSKGAIAGNLQHAENVQQQFKEVSACSLEVKEVSKQIVSEIERANVEINHATEGVSVITGTINEFGDKLDILNTKMSKKAIIICGIIDFLQQLENMLKESLKKDA
- a CDS encoding ATP-grasp domain-containing protein, which codes for MRCRIWVNQWFSTMYQIIKQLREGAEAEGLSLHIIGTSTNQNVVYQKVCDEFWEEPKKGISPEDYVEWCLTFCREHQVDVFIPKRHMIAIAKRKEAFTELGIKVLVEDDIELLENFNNKVKTAELFKSLPEICNVPPFEVVTNVEAFKLSYEKLKQQLGKSAVLCVKYAVGEGASSFNIIEDGPVSIKQLEMSEKHIGYEAIVEILGSIESFKPLIIMPYLKGTEISIDALKTQHGVIAVPRRKGPGRLQEICCSQELINKAAVLAERFGFNQPFNLQLRYHEDTLYLLEVNTRMSGGIHYSYYAGINLPYLALKKLLGQVVEVPVYPPDVIDLVYVEQPVIL